Below is a genomic region from Trichomycterus rosablanca isolate fTriRos1 chromosome 15, fTriRos1.hap1, whole genome shotgun sequence.
GCGTTCATTTCTTCAACAACCTTAACCATGAAGTGTAATAATATATTGTTGTACATCTGTTACCTGCTACATCAACCAATAGAGATTATATTACACCTGCAGAAATACAGAATACAGCCAAACACCACTGACAGCCTTTATATAACAGATATTTAGTACTGCTGATATGATGTACATTTTCTATGTGAATTTGACTTAAAtggaataaaaatcactttaacaGAGTTTTGATTGTTGCTACACTGTGGGAGAGCTGCTGGGAGAAGGAGGCTGTGGTGCGGTTTATGCTGGTGTTTGTAATGCAGATGGGAAACAGGTGAACATCAGCATATAAACACAAGACAGGAAGTGTAGAGCATTACACATTAATAAGATACAATCAGAAGGAGAAATGTTCTATTTGGATGATGAGATTCTTTAACTAAAccctaatgtttattattattacttctgtACAACTAAATCCActaattgtgtttgtatttgtgaacAGGTTGCTGTGAAATATGTGCTGAAGGACCCCCGCGACAGATTCATCACTATTGTAAGttcatctttttcttttactaatAAAGTATCACAAAGACTCAACAAGGTTTAAACAAGATAAAAACCTTCATAGACCAGATCTAGACCAAAACTGTTGGTCCACTTACTGCCTTAGACCAGCCCAGATCTTTACTAACAGACCTCCTCATCATAGTTTAGACCTACTACTGATTCCAAACCTTGTCTGTTGTTCTATTAGCCTGGAGAAAAGTACCCACTTCCTGCGGAGGTGGCGTTAATGAAGATGGTATCCAAGCCACCTCACTGTAATTCTGTGCTGAAACTACTGGATTGGTTTGACACGCCCGAGCACTACATCCTAATCCTGGAGCGACCCATCCCCTGTATGGACCTCTTTGACTTCATTCAGCAATTCCCAATGAATGAAGCTGTGGCTCAGCTCATCATGTGGCAGGTGGTTCTGGCTGCAATTCACTGCCATGATTGTGGAGTTTTTCACCGGGACATCAAGCCAGAAAATCTTCTGGTGAACACCGAGACACTGGAGGTCAAGCTGATCGACTTTGGCTGTGGGGACTTACACAAGGAAACAGCGTACACCTCATTTTCAGGTAAGTTCACCTCAGAAGTACTTAGTTACAGAATGAAATGGATTTGAGTGGAGAAGTATTTCTCTAAAGCATTTCTCCCTTTCACTCAGGCACTAAGTCATACGCTCCACCTGAGTGGATAGTTGAGAAGGAAATGTATAGCTGGCCTGCTACTGTGTGGAGTCTGGGCGTACTCCTGCACACCATAGTTTGTGGAGAGATGCCGTTCGGGCTCCATGAAGTGGAGATTGTTGATGGGGGTCTGGACTTTTTACCTGAACTTTCTGATAGTAAGAAAATGGAAACAGCTCACATTAAGATCTAGAAACACACAGTCTGTAAAACCTGcataaaaacatgatttaaaaagtTTGATCAAGTTTATAACGTCATTACAATGATAGAAAGTGTAAATAAGAAATCTAGTTTTAAATACAACAACATTTTAATCTCATTTTATCACTGCACACAGCTTGCTACCATCTGATAAGTAGGTGTCTGGAGAAACAGCCTGAAAAACGTCTCAGCCTTAAAGAAATCCTTCAGCATGAGTGGTTTACAGAGAACAGTATGAGGTTAGGGTTAGTAAGAATGAAACAGACTTAATAAGTTAGAACTAAAAGATCTTGTAATATGGTCTAGATCACAGAGAATGCTTACAAAGATTGTAATGCTAATATCATTAGAATAAGTAGAAGTAATAACATGAAACTATTAAAatattgattgtattttgtgtttctgtaatgtaatttcttgtgtgtttattcTACAGGCATCTGCGTGGATGAAGATTATAGAAagaagactgtgtgtgtgtgaaagaccttaaataaaaataaaggttcTTGTGTAAATAACACCTGGTTTCATTGTAGTTTCATGTAACAATCACTGTGAATGTGAAGAAGATTCCTCAAGTTCTCAGAGACAAAATGATTAACAAAACACATGAACTGAAAGAGCTACAGAGCCACGACACAAATATTTTGTTAGTTCAGCTAGTTTATAATTGATCAAATATCTGTTAGTGTGAGaatttataagtaaaaagtttCTAGAACCACAAATTGTTCCCAGACCTCTGCACCACACACTGGATTTTAAACAATCACTTAAAATAGATTTAGGTCGAAccaaaaacagcaaaaacacaGATAATAAACAATTAACTACACAATCTCACTCAGCTCATTCTCCAATGGTTACCAGacccattgcaaccctgaccgagataaagctttggtaaaacagactatgaATGAATGCAGAATAGTGCCACAATTATGTGACACCTAATACCACCATCATCGTGCCTTTGTTAAAGAAGTGGTCAGTGTCCTGCCTCAACCACTATCGTCCTGTAGCTCTCACACCTCTtgtcatgaagtgctttgagaaaCTCGTCATTAAGCATGTTAAGACCCCGCTGTCCCCCtcaatggacccactgcagttcacGTATCATACCAACCGCTCAACAGATGATGCCATAGCCACCACACCTCACCTGGCTCTTACACATGTGGACAGAAATGACACATCTGTATGTTAGGATGCTGTTTAACttcagctcagcattcaacaccatcattcctcagcatctgatTGGACAGCTGAGCTcactgggcctgaacacctctctctgcaactgcacactcatacacaaacacacacacactgcaaacacacaatagacacacgtatacatagacatgcacacacacatacacacgctcacacacatacattcatagaCACGCTCACACACGTATACATAGACATGCACACCCACaaactcacatgcacacacacacacacacacacacttcgctACAACTTTCAAACTTGAACATACACTTTCTTCTGAAATCTGGACTTATATTAAAAAGCTATTACAATCACTGAACAATCAGTgtcggcttgagcgataaaaaatcactaaagttccacaacacgaacaaacatctgtgtgaaataagaatcaaatctactctaaaataccacatgtatctgtgtttaactggatttacacgtgtggtgtttatgcggctcggggagttgaaaagcttcacgctttatttttcacgttaagcgtgtttcgttctgtccgggtcacttttataacgtaatatcacacaattcatctttttaaatgcactttgaAAATGTCAGCTGCAAACTGGCTAaacatttaatcaggtgaagtttaaaagataaaaaatgcagcattaagctccatacgagacaccagctgacgccattgttgttgttgctatgctgtataacatgacacgcccaccaatagacgtcacggttcgggctgaaaaatcatagctgcgtccggaatcgcatacttccatactcaatagtacgcgaaatgaggacgcgagagcggttagtatgtccgaatacatagtatacacaaagaggtacctcgagaagtacccggatgacctacttattgggcagccatgtttgaatatgcaagcgatgcacacttgcggtccgttaatgtatcccataatgcaactggagctgcgtaggcgttcgaagcgtaataagaaacaagaaagatagcggaaaacggagagtcctctgtttacaagtgtaagtaagataaataaaataaaacattttatagacgaataaataacaaaaacacgataaatatccaaacgtttggcgagtggggtttgtaatgagtctgtaaccatggtgatattacgtcataacgtcccacgtcatcacttgacattggaaagatggcggatgtagtgcgtagcagtgttgtgtgcatactgcatacttctgtactgaaagtatgtacttttttaccggcagagtagtgcatacttcctccaatctagtacgtactctgtaagtatgcgattccggacgcagctcaagtattctgtggtgccagattggcccgctagttcactgtctggaacctcctTTTTCCAGTGGAAACACGGAaaacgggctccgtgccgcgtcggtggaaaaggggtatctgctcgctggcaggttaacttaaacctaacccagagttacacacacttttctcatGTAAACCTGACGTGTTATTTCCTCCAAGATCCAGTGGATCCTGACGCGCTAATTATTCGAAGAGATCTTAGTTGGGATTGagtcattaaactcagattAGTCATTTCCGGATGAATTTATTCGcaaacctttccgtttttatcaGTCAGTCAATTCAGGGAGAGTGGGGACAGTTGCCACAAGGGGCagctgcaacattattaatcacaataatcacaatattaataaaaaggcttgttacaacattcattataacattatgaatgtaatgttatggattaatatagaatacctttaacacacacacagctaagtaagctaaaatcatttgtggtttaaattgattgtagtaattaaccccaaacatgattgttacttaaaaaatggcacacacacacacacacacacacacacacacacacacatatatatatatatatatataagacatATTACTGGTATGTACCAGTAATATTTTTACAGCCACATTAATAAGTGGAAACCCTATCTGTACAaaaaagtctttgcaaaattatgttaaagaatgattttactacatatcaatgaatgttgcaactgccctgttatgggtctattcaaatattattttttacaaatattatcatatgtatatatattacagctgtgtgtgggtgggtagctgacagatgtggattttattttattaaaatgttgtcttttattatttgaacagcagacagaatatccctccacatacaggtagtgaccattatcttaaaaaataaacaaatgtcaaataaaacaatgtaacatttaatacatgttcTGCAACCTACTGTTCTCCATCTTATGGAGATGCTTTCATTAAGATCTTATGTGGtgctacccacattacaaatattaaagccaaatggtcaggttctgtgcatgatcactgaaaataaaacagtgcaacaagttcatttccttgtccttattctttagtgagaacatttatatttatacacactgagcaccgacacccatcttaaattcaagcaactgaatttctagccttgtctgttttatatgctccacctgaggatcacactttgcagtttgtttctccagatggaccttgtatagtccattttatttacacccaacttgaaagagacaaaaatagcatggtatgatcaaacatagctttttgtgttctaaatatttcagatatttggtaagacatttttactgttctaagctgagctttggaggtggatggtccctcatctgattaggaactgcccatcacattctgttcaaagacagtcacacacattatcatggtagatcaaatgaaatgccatgctctatgttcaacatatactgttcctctgtaggcctcccagtatcttcccactctgaggcagaggagatggtttctttatcgtccttcaacagtgtttttttttttttttttttttttgtattaagaacattatttgttaaacccgctttctggaataccccccaggtCTTGATCCACTAGTCGGAGATCGATTGTTTTTCCTCCACTAGTGATGCTGGGGAAATCATGGTGTTTTTCTCATTCCAGTAAAAGTTCTCACTGAGAAAACATCGCTTTATCACTCTCGTGAttatttctccccattttcaggTATAATGTGTGCACTTTATGTTGTTCAGTGATTGTAATAGCTTTTTAATATAAGTCCAGATTTCAGAAGAAAGTGTATGTTCAAGTTTGAAAGTTGTAGCGAAGTTCACATTTCTTACCAGGAAGTGagaaatatctatctatctaaatatctatctatatatattattatatatatatgatgttaTGATTTTGGAACTTTATAATAGACATGTAGTCTATTGTATATTATATGAGTGCTATTAGGATGCCTGCAgtagctggtgaatgcaccccgagttcccagcgaaacaggcgttacagagctcagcaaacaaaggcCTTTAGTAGGAGGTCGactaattagggctgatcacccgcagctgtggggttggctatttaagccagctccgcgcagcagcgggtgtcgcatcttttgtttgtttccctGTTCTcaagtggcagctcgtccacaatCCTTTTTAGGGTTAGACGGTACCCCTGGTGGCACTAGgccattcgggtgtgtagactgcaaggtcgaggtaactAGTCTTTGTTTTGCCTATTTAggattagcgtggtgcgacgccgtgcagccctcgcgctgctatTGTTTATTCGCTTAGCATTAGCGGTGCTGCTACACAGCAAGCAATAGCGCTTGTTGCAGTATCCGCGTCCTCTCTTTATTCAAACTAGTAATTGGATTCAgaaaccgctgggtggcgatgCCGTTAAGCGTTTGGTTCTCTCGCTGCAATCCACGGTTCGAATCTGCATTGTCGAGCCTATCTAACCCAATTATTAAATCTCtctcttttcagatcggtgAGCTTCCCCTGCTGCGACCTTCAGCGAAGTTTATGCCGATCGCGATTAACGGTAGCCTACCGCCGTGACGGGGCTAGTGATCACCGTGAGTACTAAGCTCTTGTGTCAGCGTGCTGTAGCGTCTTTAACGCTTTCTGGCTCTCGACCCGCGCTGTAATAGCGCGGTGACAACGCGCCCGGC
It encodes:
- the LOC134328795 gene encoding serine/threonine-protein kinase pim-3-like, producing MTLMPLLRVVSFDCCYTVGELLGEGGCGAVYAGVCNADGKQVAVKYVLKDPRDRFITIPGEKYPLPAEVALMKMVSKPPHCNSVLKLLDWFDTPEHYILILERPIPCMDLFDFIQQFPMNEAVAQLIMWQVVLAAIHCHDCGVFHRDIKPENLLVNTETLEVKLIDFGCGDLHKETAYTSFSGTKSYAPPEWIVEKEMYSWPATVWSLGVLLHTIVCGEMPFGLHEVEIVDGGLDFLPELSDSICVDEDYRKKTVCV